The proteins below are encoded in one region of Candidatus Woesearchaeota archaeon:
- a CDS encoding MFS transporter: MTVFGEGEIKLLWPFYLNEFFNGVGSLLGAYMIVYLLQLGFTIFEASLIFLAYSVSVLLFDIPTGAIADIYGRKISVILSFLSSGTLIFFAPSFTSFWWMVLVFALWGLFITLSTGSSDAWVVDYLKSKKQTIS, encoded by the coding sequence ATGACCGTGTTTGGAGAAGGAGAAATCAAGCTTCTTTGGCCGTTTTATCTTAATGAATTCTTTAACGGTGTTGGCTCCCTTCTTGGCGCTTATATGATTGTCTATCTGCTTCAGTTGGGTTTCACTATTTTTGAGGCATCTCTTATCTTCTTGGCATATTCAGTATCTGTGCTTTTATTTGATATACCGACGGGTGCGATTGCAGATATTTATGGGAGAAAAATATCTGTCATCTTGAGTTTCTTATCATCGGGGACCCTTATTTTCTTCGCTCCCAGCTTCACATCATTTTGGTGGATGGTTCTTGTTTTTGCCCTCTGGGGATTGTTCATCACACTCTCCACAGGATCTTCTGATGCGTGGGTTGTTGATTACTTAAAATCAAAAAAGCAAACAATCTCTTAG
- a CDS encoding MFS transporter — protein sequence MKKANNLLENYFVNSTWLGNAGFIIGSLLAANIVTAFSMSVLWHVSGIIIFFSGMILFFAPDCSPRKEKETSVMNQMKQSVNYVRKHPTIRPLIIATLFFVLSLSMVGFLFQPYLFEFGVPDSFYGYTLSLGALLSVAAPILAKKIKQRIRNLLIYFAATILILICVMLIGVITTNQFIAMLVIALVYSAMSYLTPLEENFFQQFLPSKMRSTIGSVKSMGAEIASAMAILIAGVLSSFLSVRMIFLLSAVLLLPTLLIYFRLSKNHT from the coding sequence ATCAAAAAAGCAAACAATCTCTTAGAGAACTATTTTGTTAACTCTACTTGGTTGGGCAACGCAGGATTCATTATTGGATCGTTGTTGGCGGCAAATATTGTTACAGCATTTAGCATGAGTGTGCTTTGGCATGTATCGGGTATCATTATCTTTTTTTCAGGTATGATTCTTTTTTTCGCTCCTGATTGCTCCCCGCGAAAAGAAAAAGAGACTTCTGTGATGAATCAAATGAAACAATCCGTAAACTACGTACGAAAACATCCGACGATCAGACCTCTGATTATTGCAACATTATTTTTTGTTCTTTCTTTATCTATGGTTGGTTTTTTGTTTCAACCATATCTTTTCGAGTTCGGAGTTCCAGATAGTTTCTATGGTTATACTCTTTCTCTAGGAGCCCTTCTAAGTGTCGCAGCACCTATACTTGCAAAGAAAATCAAGCAAAGAATTCGTAATCTCCTTATATATTTTGCAGCAACCATTCTCATCCTTATCTGTGTTATGCTCATAGGAGTTATTACTACAAATCAGTTCATCGCAATGCTTGTTATCGCTTTGGTGTATTCTGCTATGAGCTATCTAACTCCCCTTGAAGAGAACTTCTTCCAACAATTTCTACCGAGTAAGATGCGCTCAACCATCGGCTCAGTTAAAAGTATGGGTGCGGAGATAGCATCTGCAATGGCAATTCTTATTGCGGGGGTACTATCGTCTTTTCTTAGCGTAAGAATGATATTTCTTTTATCGGCAGTATTGCTGCTTCCGACGCTGTTGATTTATTTCCGACTGTCGAAGAATCACACGTAA
- a CDS encoding methyltransferase domain-containing protein — MKILLRPQKKKYIEDLDKEVTIVKEARYAVEDISKDFHCHEGIISKEDLQKTGVVKSSKGKEFHIFEGSFIDSYLRLKRQAQIIPLKDIGYILSFTGMGKDSVVVEAGAGSGAVGVFLSRFVKKMTAYDINDEHIAVVKDNISRFGLKNYKVYKHDIYKGLRKADENCDVLILDLPDPVKAETACKQVKIGGFIVNYSPMINQAIEFSRMIQKNTDDFYYMKTVAISEDEWEIDTYKARPKSKSKIHSGFLTFARRI, encoded by the coding sequence ATGAAAATACTCCTACGACCGCAAAAAAAGAAATACATTGAAGACTTAGACAAAGAAGTAACAATAGTAAAAGAAGCGCGTTACGCAGTAGAAGACATATCAAAAGATTTTCACTGTCACGAAGGAATCATCTCAAAAGAAGACTTGCAAAAAACAGGCGTTGTGAAGAGTTCAAAAGGAAAAGAATTTCACATCTTTGAAGGATCCTTTATTGACTCATATCTTCGTCTTAAACGCCAAGCACAAATCATCCCTCTAAAAGACATAGGGTACATTCTTTCCTTTACTGGCATGGGTAAAGATAGCGTAGTTGTAGAAGCAGGAGCGGGAAGCGGAGCAGTCGGGGTGTTCCTATCTCGATTTGTCAAGAAGATGACTGCGTATGACATTAACGATGAGCATATCGCAGTTGTAAAAGACAACATTTCGCGTTTTGGACTTAAGAATTACAAAGTCTACAAACATGATATTTACAAAGGACTTCGCAAAGCCGATGAAAACTGCGATGTACTCATCCTCGACCTGCCCGACCCCGTTAAAGCAGAAACTGCTTGCAAACAAGTAAAAATCGGGGGTTTTATTGTCAATTATAGTCCTATGATTAACCAAGCAATTGAATTTTCGCGCATGATACAAAAAAACACAGACGATTTCTACTATATGAAAACCGTTGCTATCTCAGAAGACGAGTGGGAAATAGACACCTACAAAGCACGACCAAAAAGTAAAAGCAAAATCCACTCAGGGTTTTTGACATTTGCAAGAAGGATATGA